The nucleotide window CTCTTCCTCTTTCGTGTTTGCTAAATCAATCGCATTAACTACAAAGAACATTTTATCTAGCTCGAACGCATCCTTGACACGACCAAGCTGAATTAAAAATTCGCGGTCGGCTTTGGCAAAGGCATGGTTGTAATAGGTAATAAATAAAATCGCATCAGCATTCCGAATATATTCAAATGCCACCCCTGTATGGCGCGCATTAATCGAATCTGCCCCTGGTGTGTCAACCAAAGTCACACCCATGCGTGTGATTGGTGAATCGTAATAAAAATCGATATTGTCCACAAAGCATGATCTATTTTCCTGTGCAACAAATAGCTCAAACTGCTCACGGTCAACACGTAACACTTCGCCAAGCTGCCCTTTAAACTGGTTATAGCCTTCTGCATAGGCACGAATAAATGACTTATGAATATTTAAGCGCTCATCAACTAGCTTTACCGCTAAGCCTTCCTCTGCGCGTGTGTAGGCCTCCTCTAAGGATGAAACCGTTAAACCAATTGCCGCATACGAGCCTTGAATATCTTCAAGCAGCTGCTCTGCTGTTTTTAATTGAACATCCGCTGTTTCATGTGGATGCTCAGGCGTTACAGGACGAATTTTATTGATTGCTGCTGTTGTCGGGTTCGGTGATACAGGTAATACCTTTGAGCCCATTAAAGCATTTGAGAAGCTAGATTTCCCTGCACTAAACGCACCGAATAAAGCGATTGTAAAATCTTTCTTTTGCAGGCGCTCCACTTTTTTCTTTAAGAAGCTTGCTACTTCGGCGAAGCCTTCTACATCGCCAATCGTCTCTGCTGTTTTCAATGCACGCTGAATAACTTCATCTGTTTGATAGTTTGTGCCCGTTGTTTGCTGTTGTTCAAACTGCTCATTAATGTGCTGTTGTTCTTTTGGCACAAGCATTTCCTCACTAAATGGACGAATTTCCGCAAGTGCTCGCTCAAAATCCTGCTGCCATTTAGCTGTTTGCGTTTTAGCGATGGCACGTGTTTCATTTTTCGCCTGCTTCATTTCCTTATCACTATACGCTTTGCGCTCATCAAATAACTGGATTTGACGAATTGCATCCACTTTCGGCTGAAGCGCTGCGGTTTTTAATTTCACTGGCGCGCTCGCCTCTGTTGCAATTTGTGATAAAAGAGGCTTTTGCTCCTCTAGCCACGCATCTGTCGCACGTACGAAAAATCGCTTCGTTGCCTCTGCTACACGGTTCGCAAAATTAAGTAAGGCGTCCCCTGTTACTAATGCCCCTGATTGCACCTGCTCTTCAATCAATGAGAATGGTAGCTTGAAATCATGTCCATCAATTGCTGCAGCTCGCTCTTCATTTAATGCACCAACATTTTTCAACGCTTCCTTCATTAATGCCTTTAGATGCCCGATAATTTGTGATTGCACGATCGTCTGATAGGCACTATTTGCCTCTTCCACACGACGCTCGCGTTCCTCCGCTGTTTTGCGCTTAGCACTAAATAAGCCACCAACTTTAAAGTTTTCCTGCTTGCTCTCTAAAAAGCTGCGCAGCTTTTCACGGAAATCAGCTGGCATAATCGCCGCATTTGCTAATAAATCTTTGCGCTTGTCGTCAAAGGTTTGCTGCCATTCCTCAAAGGAGAATAATGTCGTTTGGCGTGTTAAATAATCATATTGTGCTAAAATATCCTCACGTGCCTCCCAATCTTCTATCGGTAGCACCTCGGCAAACTCCTCAAAGCTGTCTTGCTTTTCTTGTGCTAAATAAGCCTCATGCTCATGATGCAATTTTTGCAGCGTGTTTTTAGCTGTTGATACAAGCTGCTCCTGCCAATCATTCATTGAATCCATCACAATTTTTTTCACTTTCGCAAAATCGTTATGTGGATGCTCCTTATCCTTTAATGATGTAAAGAAAATATCCTTTGGCTCAACACCCCATGCCGCAAATGATTGATGCACGGACTTGCGGAAATCCTCAAACGATAGCTCCGCATCAATGTGCTTATCAATTTGGTTGACGATTAAATAAACCTTCGGATTATATTTCATTAATTGCTTCGTAAATTGGAAGTTCAACTCTGATTGCACATGGTTATAATCCATCGTATAAAAGACGATATCAGCGATATGAAGTGCCGACTCTGTGCTCATCGCATGTGCGTCATCGGTTGAATCAACACCTGGTGTATCCATTACTGTCACACCTAATGGTAAATTTGAGCCGCTATGCCCAATTTCAATTTGTGATACAAGCTCACCATTTTTACTTAGCTCTTTCACCGTTTTAAAATCATAGCCCGCTTCGAATTTAACAGGTTTCTCATGATGCATATAAACAATCGCATAATCCTCTTCAGCTTTATGCACCTTAACAATATTCGCACTCGTCGGAATCGGGCTTGCTGCTAAAATATCCTCACCAGATAATGCATTAATCATGCTCGATTTACCTGCTGAGAAATGCCCCGCAAAGCCGATCACATATTCCTTTTGCAAAATTTTGCGCGCAAATAAATCAAGCTTTTCCATGCGCTCTGTATCTTCATTTTTTTGATAAATTATGTATTGAATTGCAGATTGCTGAAGCAGCTCCTGCAGTTGTTGCTCAAAAACTTCCATTCTACTGTAATGCCCCTTTATTTATATTTTCACATACGTATATAGTAACATAATTTTCGCTCTTTAATTGAAAAAAACGAAGCTATAGCAAATATATATTTGCCTTAAGCTCCGCTTTAAATGGATTTTGTTGTATTTTTTAACACGTATGAGCCAATTGCTACATATGCAGCAATCACGATGCCAACTAGCCCAAAAATCATACGAGCCACCTCACTCCAGCTAATATTGAGAATCATTTTCATCTCTATTATACGAATATTTTTTGTTTGCTGTCAATCTTCATTGTATTCTATATTTTTCGACATTTTCATGATATTATGAAATAAAGTAGATAAAAAGGATGTGGCATACAATGAGCACTTCGAAGCATGTACAAACGATTTTAAACGGAACAATCCACTCATTAAAAACTATTTTACCAATGACTATAGATGTTGAAACCCCCTCTCTTACAAAAGAACCATACATACAACAGGAAATGGGCGTACTTATTGGCTTAGTTGGCGATTTAAAGGGACGTATCATTATTGACAGTAAGCCAGAAACATTTGGTGCAATTGGTGCTTCTATGTTTGGCATGCCACTAGAAGGTGCAATGCTAGAGTCATTTACAGGTGAGCTCGGCAATATGATTGCTGGGAATCTTTGTACACATGCTGGCACTGAAAATTTAGAGCTTGATATTACACCACCTACCGTGATGGTTGGTCATACAAAGCTGTATGGCTTCCAACATGCTTTCCGCCTCCCTGCCGCAATTGAGGGCGTTGGCAACATTACGATTTTATTAACGATTGATGATGAAGAATAATGGTTTCTTAGTTAGCTAGTGGACATACGTCTGCTAGCTTTTTTTATACACTTCACATTTTTTTCACAAAAACCTACAGCAAGTGTGATTTTTATCACATCGTCTACTATGAGTTTTCTATATGATGAAAACAAGTACGAAGTATACATCTAATACATAGGAGGGGTAATAATGGCAAAAAAGAAAAAGTCGGAAGAAAATCTAAAAGGCACGCTATTGATGACCTTTACCGTAGGCGGAATCATTATTTTATTATGGGCCTATTGCTTCAGCCTATTTATGGATCGTTTCTAATGACACTAACTGTTTAAGGAGTTGACAAAAATGCACCTGCATAAGTATGAAAAGTGGTGGCTAGTGTTTGGTACGGGTACTTTAGTAGCGTTTCTCGTTATTTTAGGTATCGGCGCCTTCCATAGCGGCTCACATCCAAATGATACAAAATGGACGATTGATTATGAACGAGTGGAGGACTTTGAGCCATTCAATAATCCAGGCGTGCATAAAGTAGAAGGTAAGGATTGGGATTATGAAGTCGTATTAATCGCTTCTGCTTTCAATTATAATCCAATGGAAATCGAATTACCTCTAAATGCAAAGGTAAGATTTATCGCAACAACAAAGGATGTTATTCATGGCTTCCATATTACAGGAACAAATGTCAATATGATGCTTGAGCCTGGTTATGTATCAGAATATACAACCGTTGTTAACAAAACAGGTGAATATTTAATCGTATGTAATGAGTACTGTGGTACAGGGCATGCGTTTATGTATTCTACATTAAAGGTGGTGGACCCAAATGCAACAAACGATAGCGAATAAAGTAATGAAGGTTGATGCGCGTGATGCAAAGCTAGCAATGGCTAATATGTATGTTGCATTTATCGCATTGCTTGTCGGTGGTTTAGCTGGCTTATTGCAAGTATTAGTTCGTTCAGGTCAATTTAAATTGCCTTGGGGCATTGGTTATTATCAAGTATTAACTGTACATGGGATTTTACTCGGTCTTATTTTAACAACATACTTTATTATGGGCTTCCAAATTGCTGCGGTTAGTCGCACAGTGGGCCCTCTAACAAATACACAACGTAAAATTGGCTGGATTGGTTTTTGGTTAATGACAATTGGCACAGTTGCAGCTGCAACGATGGTGCTATTAAATGAAGCAACAGTGCTTTATACATTTTATGCTCCATTAAAAGCGCACTGGATTTTCTATTTAGGCTTAACATTAGTCGTTGTTGGCTCATGGCTATTATGTGTTCCACAATTTATGCGCTACGCACAATGGCGCAAGGAAAATAAAGGGCAAACATCTCCTCTGCTTGCTTTTATGGCGATTGTCAATAGCTTACTTTGGTTTGTTGCTACTTTAGGTGTAGCAGTAGAAGTGTTATTTATGCTTTTACCATGGTCGCTCGGCTTAATCGAACGTGTGGATGTATTATTAACTCGTACTTTATTCTGGTATTTCGGGCATGCATTAGTGTACTTCTGGTTACTGCCTGCTTATATGGCTTGGTATGCGATTGTACCGAAAATTATCGGTGCAAAAATTTTCTCTGACGCATTAGCGCGTCTAGCATTTATGCTGTTTTTAATCTTCTCTGTTCCTGTAGGGATTCACCATCAGTTAACAGAGCCTGGTATCGATGGCTTATGGAAATTCATTCAAGTTGTTTTAACATTCTTCGTTATCGTACCATCTTTATTAACAGCATTCTCCATGTTTGCAACATTTGAATTACGAGGTCGCGAATTAGGTCGCAAAGGACTTTTAGGCTGGTTTAAAGCATTACCTTGGAAAGATAGCCGATTCTTATTACCGTTCATGGGGATGGTCGCATTTATTCCTGGTGGTGCTGGCGGTATCGTCAACGCATCGCACCAAATGAATCAGCTTGTGCATAATACGATTTGGATTACTGGTCACTTCCATTTAACTGTGGCAACAACTGTTGTCTTAACATTCTTCGGTGTAGCGTTCTGGTTAATCCCACATTTAACAGGCCGTGTCTTAACGAAAAAGCTCAACTTCCTTGGTGTGATTGTAGGGATTTTGTGGGCAACGGGTATGTTTATTATGTCAAGTGCGATGCATATCGTTGGTCTACTTAGCGGTGCGCCACGTCGCTCTGAATTTTCTGAGTATGGCGGTGCATCACAAGCAACAGAATGGATTGCCTACCAAATTGCGCAAGCAGTTGGCGGAACGATTTTATTCATCGCAATCATTTTGATTACGTACCTTGTCATTCAATTAGCATTTTTCGCACCAAAGGGCGAGCAAGATTTCCCTGTAGCAGAAGTAGCACCTGATGCGGAGAAAACACCTGCTATTCTTGAAAACTTCAAAGTATGGGGCGTTATTTTAGTAGCGTTAATCATCTTTGCTTACACGGTGCCAATCTTTGATATTATTAGCAACGCACCACCTGGCTCAAAAGGCTTCAATAATTTATGGTAATGAAAAAACTGGCGGAACAGTTTCCGTCAGTTTTTTTACTCTACTACTTCAAATACGATACGTGCCTCTAACTGATACTTCTTCCCTGTTATCTGTTCTATTCCAAATTCCGTTATCGCTTTAATTTCATACTGCCCTGCTGGAAAGTCCATTTTAGCCATCCGCTCAAATAGCTCGTCACTATAGGGTTTGCCTCCCTGTCCTTCAATATAAGTTCCGCCTGAAAAGCTATATCGTTCAATTAAAGGCTCTCCCTTTGTTAGCTTTGTATAAATAAGCGGCTCATTCATAAATGCTCCAAAATGATAATCCTCTGTTATATTTGTCGTTTCTAAAAATAGCCATGAACCACCATGTGCAATCGTGATTTCATCCTCTTCACCAGCATAAACAAGCTCCGCCTGAATAATAGGCTTTTCCCCGACCTTATATTGTTCCTTTTCTGCTTCAAGCTTTAACGTGAATGGCTGCTGCTCTACTTGTGCTGTTGCTTGATTTTCTATAGGATCAGCTTGTGGCTGTGCCGTGTTACAAGCGGTTAGTAGCATGGTTAATCCTATAATTGACAATATCCTCACTACGCATCCCTCCTCTTTATAGTAATAGACGGTTGAGACATTTATTTGTTACAGCCTATTTTTAAACTCTTCTCTTAGGGAATATTTGCGGATTTTACTGAGTTATCTGCGCTTTTCTAGGACTTATCTGCGAATTTTCTGGGATATCTGCGATTTCTCATGACTTATCTGCGAATTCCCCTAAGATATCTGCGTTTTTCTAGGATTTTATCTACCTAAAGCTCTCTATTAATCGTTTAATTGTTGTTCTATAGCTGATAGTTCTAAAGTTCGGGTTTCCATATATCCTTTGCTCATTTCGTCATCTTCATAAACGTGTACTTCATATGTTAGTAAATTACCTTCTATTGAAAAATCAGTTACTTCCTCCTTAACAGGGAGCTCCAGAATCGGTGTGAGCTCAAGTGTTGTTAAATTTAGGTGATAGAGATTACCTCCACGAGTTACCGTGCCATGAACGAGCCCAATCGTCGTTAAGATTGAGTCATTGTCATACCATGCAATTTTCTTTGCTGTCCATTGAAGACCATGATTAAAATCAATATTCTCCATCGTATTACTATTTAGCTCCTTCAATACAATTGTTCCATGTGCTTCGAATTCTCCAAGCCCTTCAATCATGACTTGTTTTTCACCATTAGGCGATGGAATCCATGCATTTGAAACATCAGGCTCCTTTTCACGTTGCACTCGCTTAAATTCATGCTGAACTTCAATTACAGCAATAAAATTTGCTTTTTTAGTTGGCCATTCGGCTTCGATATTGTAAACATAACGCCCCATTTCATAAGGGATTGAGAAACTATTTAATTTTAGTGGTACATGCTCATCCCAGAGATAAACCGAAATTTTTGGTTCATTCTCAATATGAATAGTAGCTATTTCGTTTGGTTTTGTTGCAATAGTAGGTAGTTGATGAGCATATTCAAACAGAGGAATTTCTTCATTCAATATCAGTTCACTTTTAGTTGTGCCAACTGTGATAGTCCCTTCATCAATTGATTCCTTTGTTTCTCTATTTTCCATTCCAAAACAGCCTGAAAGTATAAGCGTAATAAGTACCATAAACAGCGTTTTTTTCATCTCTTCACATCCTTAAATTTATTTACTCATTCAACCGCCTTCCACTAAAACATCCATTAATCGAAGAAAAAACTTTAATTTCCAACAGATAAAAACTTTGGAGACTTTCTCATGACAAAATATATTCCACTCACTCAAAACATCTCTTTGTCTATGACTTACTTTAATGTTTTTCTAATAGAAATTGACGATAAATGGTAGAATAAGTTACAAATAAATGATAGCTTGTTATGTTAGTTAAAGAAAAAGATGGAATCCCCTCTCGAAGAAAAGCACCGCTAATTGTTATGTACCATACAATCAGCAGTGCTTTTTCTTGTTTCTATTTTAATTGGTATAGCTTCGTATATTTCTCTTTTAAATAATCCGCTAAATATTGCGCATTTAAGCCTTCGCCCGTCGCTTCATTTAACAGCTCAAATGGCTTTTTCAGTGCGCCGTATTGATGCACTTTGTCTGTTAGCCATTCACGGATTGGAAGTAGCTCGCCTTTGCCGCATAGCTCGTCAAAGTTTGCAATGTCTTTATCCATTGCATGCTTCCATTGCGCTGCGTACATATAGCCTAAAGCATATGATGGGAAGTAACCGAAGCTACCACCGCTCCAATGTGTGTCCTGTAGTACACCTTCAGCATCATTTGCTGGGCGAACACCTAAATACTCTTCGTACTTATCGTTCCATACTTGTGGTAAATCCTCTACTTGTAAATCGCCGTTGAACAGCTCACGCTCGATTTCATAGCGAATCATAATATGGAGTGGGTATGTTAATTCATCTGCTTCAATACGAATTAATGAAGGCTCTACAAAATTGATAGCAGCTAGGAACTCCTCTACTGTGACATCACCAAATTGCGCTGGTGAATTTTTTTGTAGCACTTCAAAATTATTTTGCCAAAAAGCAGGATTACGTCCTACGAAATTTTCATAAAATAGCGATTGCGATTCATGGATACCCATTGAGGTACCTGTTGCAAGTGGTAAGCCCATTAATTTCGGATCAATATTTTGCTCGTATAGCGCATGACCGCACTCATGAATTGTACCAAATACAGCCGAGCGGAAATCATTTTCATCATATTTCGTTGTTACACGAATATCGCCACTATTTAAGCCAATCATAAACGGGTGTACCGTCTCATCTAAGCGACCTGCGTCAAAATCATAGCCAAGCTTCTCTAAAAGCTCTAGCGAAGCCGCATGCTGTCCCTCTTTCGGGAAATGCTTAAATAGCATAGATGTGTCTGGTTTGTTTGGTGATGCTTGAATCGCTTTTACTAATGGCACAATGGTTTCACGTAATTGACCAAACACTTTATCTAAAATATCTGTTGTCATATCTGGCTCGTATTTATCAAGCAATGTGTTGTATGGCGAGCCGTTTTTAATGCCCCAATAGTTAATGAATTTCTTTTGATATGCAACGACTTCTTTTAAATATGGTAGGAATAGTGCGAAATCTGATTTTTCCTTCGCCTCTTCCCAGGCATTTTCTGTCTTTGCCTGTAAAATTACATACGCTTTATACTCATCAGCAGGAATTTTTTTCGACTCATCATAGCTTTTTTTCACTTCTTCAAATAAGCGCTTTGTTACAAAATCCAGCTCACCTTGCTTTGCTTCAAGTGCTGCTAGCATTTCACCTAACTCATTTGATGTTTGTAGTGCAAATACTTCTGATGATAGTGTACCGATCACCTCAGCACGTTGCTCTAACCCCTTTTTCGGCGCTCCTGTACGCATATCCCAATAAATAACGGAAATCGCCTCGTGATAATTTTGCATTTTCTTCACATAATCTACAAATTGTTGTTCGACTGTCATTTGTAAGCCTCCCTTTCCACTCTATTATATTAGTTCAGTATTCGGAATGAAAGCGCTAAATTACAAACAGTAATACTACTAGCAGCACAAAAAATATAGTCATCGACGTCCACAGCCAATTTGCTCGCTTAATCCCTTGTTTCACTTCTAAATATTCCTGTAGTACAATCGTTAACATAATGCCACCGCATAATATACCGGCATGCGTTGTCCCTAAATAGAAGTAGGACACAACAAAAGCCATCATAAAAATAATCGTATAAAGGATTCGCCATGACCAATGCAGGCTTTTTTTATTGCCATAGTCATCACGATTATAGCGATTTTTACTAATAAAGGCCGCATCGATTAGTAAAAGGACAATCAATATCCCCCACAAATACTTTTTCCAATCGGAGGATGTTGCCGTTTCATCATCAATTTGCTGCAACAGCAACATTAGCTCTGTGCCATTTGTCAGCACATATTTTTTTTGCCCATACACATCGTATAGCTCAAATACACCTGAATGACTGCCAAATTTCAAATAAAGCTGCTTATCATTTTGAAAGGTTAATAGGAGCTGATATATATTCTCTGGGGACGTTAACTGTCCATCCCACGCCTGTTCAACAACGGTTGGTGCTGTGACAATACGCTGAAATTTCGCTAACAGTTGCTTGTCAGTCGTCACTTTTTTATTGACGTACGAGGCTGAATTCAAATTCAAATTGCGCTCCGGTTTATCTGTCAACAGGACAGTTATTTTTGCCAATTCATCTGTTAGTTGTGCCTGTTGCTGCGGCTGTACTGGCTGTCTTATATCCATCAAATAAAATAACAGCAAAATGCAAGCGATTGTCACAAGTGCAAAGCGTGGTGCGAATAATTGCTTGCGCTTGACACGTACCATTAAGCGCTTCTTTTGCTGTAAGCGCGCTTGCTCATCCCACTGTACACGCGTGATTTGCTGTAAGCGGTCATCTAGTTTCATTAGCCTCACCTCCAAGCAATTTTTGCAATGCCCTCATGCCTCGCTCTGTATGATTGCGTACCTGTGCTTCTGTACAATTTAAAATGCCGGCCGTTTCTTTAATGGAGTAGCCTTCAATTTTGCGAAGGACGATGCACTCTCGATAGGCTAATTTGAGCTGACCGAGCGCCGTATATAGCTCTGCATCTGCCGCTTGCTTCAGTAGCCATTGTTCTGGTATGTATGTTTCCTCTATGCCGTCATATCGCGCTATAAATGGAATAAATTTAATTAAGCGCTTGCGCCTGTAATAATCGTAAACGGTATTGCGCGCAATCGTCACAAGCCATGTTTTCATTTGGGCATCTCCACGAAAGGTCGTGCTATTTTTTAATGCTTTGATAAAGGTGTCTTGCGTTAAATCCTCCGCCGTTTCCTTATGTCCAACTAAAAAATAAATAAATTGGAACAGTTCCTTGCTATAAGCATCGTAATATTCATCAAAACGAAGCATGGGTATCCCCCTTCCCTATTTAAATAGACGGACGATAAACGCATTTTACTCACCTTTTTGGCGCAAAATTTGTACAAGCACCTCACTGAGCTCTTCAGGTGTTTCCTGAAAATCGTGCTGTGCCCATTGCAATGCTACGCCAATAATCGCGTTGCTCTGATAGGCAATGAAATAATCATTGTGAACATGTGCATTTTCCCGTAAATTCACCGTAATCTGCTCAAGCAGCATATAGTAATAGGCTAAAGGTGCATTTTTCGAAAAAACGATGCGATAAAAGTTTTCATATTTTTTTATATGATGGAAAATACGCACCGTTTTCGGATCGAGCTCCTTAATTTTTAATGGTGTTTTTGTCCGCAACGGCTCTAAATAAGCTTCTCGTAAATCAGCAATAATTTGCTCAAAAAAATCCGCGAATAATGCATCGACACTTTCATAATGCAAATAAAATGTCCCTCGATTGATTTGGGCTCTTTGACATAGCACCGATATTTTAATTTTCTCTAGTGGCATCTCCTTTAATAATGCGATAAGTGTTTCATGCAATCGCTCCTTTGTCTTGATAACACGTAAATCCACTGACATTTTTAGCACCCCTATTCAACGTTTTTTCGAAATTTGTTGTTTAATAAACATCCTTGCTTTTATTGCATATTGAAAACGTTATCTACTATCCAGTATAATTTTTATTGAACAGATGTTCAATAAATGACATTTAACTACTTAGGAGGAATTGGCGATGAAATTACAAGGTAAAGTAGCAATCGTAACGGGTGCCGCATCAGGCATGGGCTTGGCTATCGCAGAAAGCTATGCACAGGAAGGCGCAAAAGTAGTTGTTTCAGACTTAAATTTAGCAGGTGCAGAGGAAGTAGTAGCGAAAATTAAAGCGGCTGGTGGCGACGCCTTTGCGATTAGCACAGATGTCACATCAGAAGCGGATTTACAGCATTTATTTGATAAAACGTTAGAAACATACAGACAGCTTGATATTTTAGTGAACAATGCAGGGATTATGGATGGAATGGAGCCTGTCGGTGAAGTAACAAATGACCGCTGGGACAAAGTATTTGCAGTGAATACAACGGCTGTTATGCAATCGATGCGTCTTGCAACAGATATTTTCTTAAAACAAGGCCATGGGGTGATTGTCAACAATATTTCAGCAGGTGGCTTGTATGGTGCACGTGCTGGTGCAGCTTACACAGCATCTAAGCATGCGGTTGTTGGTTTAACAAAAAATACAGCCTTTATGTATGCAGATAAAAATATTCGCTGTAACGGCATCGCACCAGGTGGTGTTGCAACAAATATCGCCTCATCCATGTCGAGCATTAGCCAAACAGGTATTGCACGTCAGCAGCTCGGCATGGCGATTAATCCGCGCATTGGACAGCCCTCAGAAATCGCAGCACTTGCTGTCTTTTTAGGCTCGGATGATGCAAG belongs to Lysinibacillus louembei and includes:
- a CDS encoding SDR family oxidoreductase, whose protein sequence is MKLQGKVAIVTGAASGMGLAIAESYAQEGAKVVVSDLNLAGAEEVVAKIKAAGGDAFAISTDVTSEADLQHLFDKTLETYRQLDILVNNAGIMDGMEPVGEVTNDRWDKVFAVNTTAVMQSMRLATDIFLKQGHGVIVNNISAGGLYGARAGAAYTASKHAVVGLTKNTAFMYADKNIRCNGIAPGGVATNIASSMSSISQTGIARQQLGMAINPRIGQPSEIAALAVFLGSDDASFINGQVIAADGGWTAY